A window of the Ardenticatenales bacterium genome harbors these coding sequences:
- a CDS encoding helix-turn-helix domain-containing protein, producing the protein MRRKNIVEIMAMLQHLRAGASNNQIKQELKVSRHTARAYRQWATEHGLLEGALPPIAELERLRAASFGQALPSPGCQMGGIQSFPP; encoded by the coding sequence ATGAGAAGGAAAAACATCGTGGAAATCATGGCCATGCTTCAGCACCTACGAGCTGGAGCCAGTAACAATCAGATCAAACAGGAATTGAAAGTGAGCCGGCACACGGCCCGCGCCTATCGGCAATGGGCCACTGAGCATGGGTTGCTGGAAGGAGCGCTGCCGCCGATTGCCGAACTGGAACGGCTGCGTGCCGCATCGTTTGGACAGGCGCTGCCGTCGCCAGGTTGTCAGATGGGAGGAATACAATCCTTCCCGCCGTAG
- a CDS encoding PD40 domain-containing protein produces MTFQPFNYRVLFFSCAVFTILMLLVSCSSMNRLTTQRPTQDTRKVTTTSVPILPTDKTPLLPETADLPVSPTILLLPSPTRDAFTATPSPRSIANASSTPSSIGAVLQDEIRLAFMQVIEHEQAKTWQIWVTNSIYDEPHLVTTLANDIVPFNEQLVWSNNGNYLAFSHYTRDRELTVSILDVHSGTLRQLEYTSRPYSPDVLEHYTVLFPSSWSIDDTWLTLTVWYATDDSGGQLERSVLVNVLTNEAKELAPQINFGAWSPTHPHQFVYVYRPLYPNIGKEKVYVREASIDTPIISFESLDAFQATIVVHMIWSPDGRYILYQADEDISVGNLLKFKPAILRLDIEQTDWDPLPIVQEHLSSALAAWSPDGRWVAFHGPKLWGAMTQVTDVINVSTISDGVVKSWLPDSSGFICQEDNRFFFVNVDHPNMPLKIWDAADYDLPSDSQISMWVIPHQ; encoded by the coding sequence ATGACATTTCAACCTTTTAATTATCGCGTTTTGTTCTTTTCCTGTGCAGTATTTACCATACTCATGCTTTTAGTATCATGCAGTTCAATGAATAGGCTTACAACCCAAAGGCCAACTCAGGATACGAGAAAAGTCACCACAACTTCGGTTCCTATTCTGCCTACAGATAAAACACCCTTATTGCCAGAAACTGCCGATCTTCCCGTTTCTCCAACTATTTTGCTTCTCCCAAGTCCGACTCGTGATGCCTTTACTGCAACGCCCTCTCCAAGGTCAATTGCCAATGCTTCTTCTACACCCTCTTCTATTGGCGCTGTTCTTCAAGATGAAATCAGGCTGGCCTTTATGCAAGTAATTGAGCATGAACAAGCAAAGACCTGGCAGATTTGGGTAACAAACAGCATATATGATGAACCTCATCTTGTAACGACACTTGCTAACGATATAGTACCCTTTAATGAGCAACTTGTATGGTCGAATAATGGCAATTACCTAGCTTTTTCGCACTATACTCGCGACAGGGAATTGACTGTTAGTATACTGGATGTACATAGTGGTACACTCCGTCAATTAGAATATACGTCCCGCCCTTATTCACCAGACGTTTTGGAACATTATACAGTTTTGTTCCCTAGCAGTTGGTCAATAGACGATACTTGGTTAACGCTGACTGTATGGTATGCTACTGACGATTCTGGGGGACAACTTGAACGAAGTGTTTTGGTTAATGTATTGACAAATGAGGCTAAAGAACTAGCGCCGCAGATTAATTTTGGCGCTTGGTCCCCTACACATCCACATCAGTTTGTTTACGTTTATCGACCACTCTATCCGAACATTGGTAAAGAAAAAGTCTATGTAAGAGAAGCAAGTATTGACACGCCAATCATCAGTTTTGAAAGTTTGGACGCTTTTCAGGCAACCATTGTCGTACATATGATCTGGTCGCCTGATGGCCGATATATTCTCTATCAAGCAGATGAAGATATTTCGGTAGGCAATTTGTTAAAATTCAAACCTGCTATTTTACGGCTTGATATTGAACAAACAGATTGGGATCCCTTGCCTATTGTACAAGAACACCTTTCGTCTGCCCTTGCTGCTTGGTCTCCTGATGGACGTTGGGTCGCTTTTCATGGCCCAAAACTGTGGGGGGCCATGACACAAGTGACCGATGTCATCAATGTGAGTACTATTTCTGATGGCGTCGTAAAGTCATGGTTGCCTGATAGCAGCGGCTTTATTTGTCAAGAAGACAATAGATTCTTTTTTGTCAATGTTGACCATCCAAACATGCCTCTTAAGATATGGGATGCTGCTGATTACGACCTCCCAAGTGATTCTCAAATAAGTATGTGGGTAATTCCTCATCAATAA
- a CDS encoding RHS repeat-associated core domain-containing protein has protein sequence MIDGNEPPIILIVAEQPATGWLLLPDSYTWRARSCADEDCVQAGLWPEALQPEGLPFTYEDAAPPTPQSPQAPGGINSGYTITRRGTYFLAGQAVAIRQVIPSETNNLLHLHTDHLGSNSVMSYNNSGGMVGGSRTRYLPFGAYRTAPTQTYTDLGYTSQKHNDDLGLIYYNARYYLPGVARFASADTIVPDATNPQAFNRYTYVLNSPFTLIDPSGHRPSDGCDYEGCSLLNGFDSDSTWQAPDGTQTPWDPVVASDQDYNPITEAVIPATVTLLGVAALPTVIGYFAGEFIWPAITTTGTSIASWLCLDGDCLNELEIATEKLNYLLNSQGKMGGFERLGFTNGNAEALQKTLYTIGQQIDTSIGGQITEYGVKFTQSAEIYGPNGVIGRINTVWQIDKGATALRFITGWAEPFK, from the coding sequence ATGATAGATGGGAACGAACCACCCATCATCCTCATCGTCGCCGAGCAGCCCGCCACTGGCTGGCTGCTGCTCCCCGACAGCTACACCTGGCGCGCCCGCTCCTGCGCGGACGAAGATTGCGTCCAGGCCGGCCTCTGGCCCGAAGCCTTGCAACCCGAAGGTTTGCCCTTCACCTACGAAGACGCCGCCCCCCCGACGCCACAAAGCCCACAAGCACCCGGCGGCATCAACAGCGGCTACACCATCACCCGCCGCGGCACCTACTTCCTCGCCGGGCAAGCCGTCGCCATACGGCAAGTCATCCCCAGCGAGACCAACAACCTGCTGCACCTGCACACCGACCATTTGGGCAGCAACAGCGTCATGAGCTATAACAATAGCGGGGGCATGGTCGGCGGCAGCCGCACCCGCTACCTCCCCTTCGGCGCCTACCGCACCGCCCCCACCCAAACCTATACCGACCTGGGCTACACCAGCCAGAAGCACAACGACGACCTCGGCCTCATCTACTACAATGCGCGGTATTACCTGCCCGGTGTCGCCCGCTTTGCCAGCGCGGATACGATTGTGCCGGATGCCACAAACCCCCAAGCCTTCAACCGCTACACCTACGTTCTCAATTCACCGTTTACATTGATTGACCCTTCGGGACATAGACCATCGGATGGCTGTGATTATGAAGGCTGCTCACTTCTCAATGGTTTCGACTCTGACAGCACGTGGCAAGCACCAGATGGTACTCAAACCCCATGGGATCCGGTGGTAGCCAGCGACCAAGATTACAATCCAATTACGGAGGCAGTAATTCCTGCAACTGTGACATTGCTTGGTGTGGCCGCTTTGCCAACAGTAATAGGATACTTTGCAGGAGAGTTTATTTGGCCAGCAATCACTACAACTGGAACCTCGATTGCTTCATGGCTATGTCTAGATGGAGATTGTCTAAATGAATTAGAGATCGCTACTGAAAAGTTGAATTATCTTCTTAATTCACAAGGCAAAATGGGTGGGTTCGAAAGGTTGGGATTTACAAATGGAAATGCCGAGGCTCTCCAGAAGACACTGTATACCATAGGACAACAAATAGATACGTCCATCGGCGGACAAATAACTGAATATGGGGTTAAATTCACACAATCAGCAGAAATTTATGGGCCAAACGGGGTGATTGGCCGAATCAATACAGTTTGGCAAATTGACAAGGGAGCAACAGCTTTGCGGTTCATAACCGGATGGGCTGAACCATTCAAGTGA
- a CDS encoding transposase produces MSRHTARAYRQWATEHGLLEGALPPIAELERLRAASFGQALPPQNVSTVEPYRGFVLDLYDQGVEMAAIYQRLGEQGFTGSYSAVYRFVRRERAKRPEVTVRVECQPGEEAQVDFGYAGYMIDVEKGKQRRSWAFVMTLSFSRHQYVEFVFDQKLATLRRCSGQALAAPAPQRPLLFRRRSAAHRH; encoded by the coding sequence GTGAGCCGGCACACGGCCCGCGCCTATCGGCAATGGGCCACTGAGCATGGGTTGCTGGAAGGAGCGCTGCCGCCGATTGCCGAACTGGAACGGCTGCGTGCCGCATCGTTTGGACAGGCGCTGCCGCCACAGAACGTGTCAACGGTGGAACCGTACCGGGGATTTGTTTTGGACTTGTACGACCAGGGAGTGGAGATGGCGGCCATCTATCAACGGCTGGGCGAGCAAGGATTTACGGGCAGTTACTCAGCAGTGTATCGTTTTGTTCGCCGGGAACGGGCGAAACGACCAGAAGTAACGGTCCGGGTGGAATGTCAACCAGGCGAAGAAGCGCAGGTAGACTTTGGCTATGCCGGGTACATGATAGATGTGGAAAAAGGCAAGCAACGCAGAAGCTGGGCGTTTGTAATGACCCTCTCCTTCAGTCGCCACCAATACGTGGAATTTGTCTTCGACCAGAAACTGGCTACCCTTCGGCGTTGCTCAGGGCAGGCTCTGGCTGCGCCTGCACCGCAACGCCCTCTCCTTTTTCGGCGGCGTTCCGCGGCGCATCGTCATTGA